Proteins encoded in a region of the Saccharothrix ecbatanensis genome:
- a CDS encoding NDP-hexose 2,3-dehydratase family protein, which yields MSAPTRPPTGPRLAESMLIGGGTEAVHAWLARTAEHCWMRVDRVPLDEVAGWRTEPDTGNIRHHTGRFFSVESLAVDLPGAAVPHWRQPIINQPEIGILGILAREVDGVLHFLMQAKHEPGNPNGLQLSPTVQATRSNYTRVHQGKAIPYLEHFRDTSGHRVVVDIRQSEQGAWFYRKRNRNMVVEVDGDIEVHDGFRWLTLGEVADLMAVPDLVNMDARTVLACLPSGGAGLAGAATDAFTTALVRSLDPATPGVHTIGDVLSWITEVRTRTDLHVALGPLAGLTDWTRVDGRIAHRSGGFFTVVGVDVEAGGREVAAWSQPMIEPVGTGVIAFLVKEIGGTLHVLTHARTEPGYADVTELAPTVQCVPETYDHLPARPRFLDEVLTSSRVRFDTVLSEEGGRFLGARNRYMIVETDADVAADDPEYRWLTPHQYEELLRHSFYVNIQARSLLLCLRSLVPRG from the coding sequence GTGTCAGCGCCCACTCGCCCGCCGACCGGGCCGCGCCTGGCCGAGTCGATGCTCATCGGCGGCGGCACCGAAGCCGTGCACGCCTGGCTCGCCCGGACCGCCGAGCACTGCTGGATGCGCGTCGACCGCGTGCCGCTCGACGAGGTGGCGGGCTGGCGGACCGAACCGGACACCGGCAACATCCGGCACCACACCGGACGGTTCTTCAGCGTCGAGTCGCTGGCGGTGGACCTGCCCGGCGCGGCCGTGCCGCACTGGCGCCAGCCGATCATCAACCAGCCGGAGATCGGCATCCTCGGCATCCTGGCCCGCGAGGTCGACGGCGTCCTGCACTTCCTCATGCAGGCCAAGCACGAACCCGGCAACCCCAACGGGCTGCAACTGTCGCCGACCGTGCAGGCCACCCGCAGCAACTACACGCGCGTGCACCAGGGCAAGGCGATCCCGTACCTGGAGCACTTCCGCGACACCTCCGGCCACCGCGTCGTCGTGGACATCCGCCAGTCCGAGCAGGGCGCCTGGTTCTACCGCAAGCGCAACCGGAACATGGTGGTCGAGGTCGACGGCGACATCGAGGTGCACGACGGGTTCCGCTGGCTGACGTTGGGCGAGGTGGCCGACCTGATGGCGGTGCCGGACCTGGTCAACATGGACGCCCGCACGGTGCTGGCCTGCTTGCCTTCGGGCGGTGCGGGGCTGGCGGGTGCGGCGACCGACGCGTTCACCACCGCGCTCGTCCGCTCCCTCGATCCGGCGACGCCCGGCGTGCACACGATCGGCGACGTGCTGAGCTGGATCACGGAGGTGCGCACGCGCACCGACCTGCACGTCGCCCTCGGCCCGCTGGCCGGCCTGACCGACTGGACCCGCGTCGACGGGCGCATCGCGCACCGCAGCGGCGGGTTCTTCACCGTGGTCGGCGTGGACGTGGAAGCCGGTGGGCGCGAGGTCGCGGCCTGGTCCCAGCCCATGATCGAACCGGTCGGCACCGGCGTGATCGCGTTCCTGGTCAAGGAGATCGGCGGCACGCTGCACGTGCTGACCCACGCCCGCACCGAACCCGGCTACGCGGACGTGACCGAGCTGGCGCCGACCGTCCAGTGTGTGCCGGAGACGTACGACCACCTGCCCGCCCGGCCCCGGTTCCTGGACGAGGTGCTGACGTCCTCGAGGGTCCGGTTCGACACCGTGCTGTCGGAGGAGGGCGGCCGGTTCCTGGGCGCCCGCAACCGGTACATGATCGTGGAGACCGACGCCGACGTCGCCGCGGACGACCCCGAGTACCGGTGGCTCACCCCGCACCAGTACGAGGAGCTGTTACGGCACAGCTTCTACGTGAACATCCAGGCCCGCAGCCTGCTGCTCTGCCTGCGCAGCCTCGTCCCCCGCGGCTGA
- a CDS encoding DegT/DnrJ/EryC1/StrS family aminotransferase — translation MTTLVWDYSREYESERKDILDAVETVFSSGRLVLGPSVSSFEAEFAGYHGVSHCVGVDNGTNAIRLALQAVGVGAGDEVITVSNTAAPTVLAIDAAGATPVFVDVHPDTYLMDVDQVVAAITPRTKCLLPVHLYGQCVDMAPLRAIADEHGLVLLEDCAQAHGALHHGKIAGSMGAAAAFSFYPTKVLGAYGDGGATITNDPTIDANLRRHRYYGMEKTYYVVETPGHNCRLDEVQAEILRRKLGRLDQYVAGRQAIAARYVEGLADTDLVLPVTAPGNTHVYYVYVVRHPRRDDIMEALKAYDIQLNISYPWPVHTMTGFAHLGYEKGSLPVTERLAGEIFSLPMYPSLPEETQQHVITSLREVLAAL, via the coding sequence ATGACCACACTTGTCTGGGACTACTCGCGTGAATACGAATCGGAGCGGAAGGACATACTCGACGCGGTCGAGACGGTGTTCTCGTCCGGCAGGCTCGTCCTCGGTCCCAGCGTGTCGTCGTTCGAGGCGGAGTTCGCCGGCTACCACGGCGTGTCGCACTGCGTCGGCGTGGACAACGGCACGAACGCCATCCGCCTCGCGTTGCAGGCGGTCGGGGTCGGCGCGGGTGACGAGGTCATCACGGTGTCCAACACCGCCGCCCCGACCGTGCTGGCGATCGACGCGGCGGGCGCGACCCCGGTGTTCGTCGACGTGCACCCCGACACGTACCTGATGGACGTGGACCAGGTCGTCGCCGCGATCACCCCGCGCACCAAGTGCCTGCTGCCGGTGCACCTCTACGGGCAGTGCGTCGACATGGCGCCGCTGCGCGCGATCGCCGACGAGCACGGCCTGGTGCTGCTGGAGGACTGCGCGCAGGCACACGGCGCGCTCCACCACGGCAAGATCGCCGGGTCCATGGGCGCCGCCGCCGCGTTCTCCTTCTACCCCACCAAGGTGCTCGGCGCGTACGGCGACGGCGGCGCGACGATCACCAACGACCCGACCATCGACGCGAACCTGCGCCGGCACCGCTACTACGGGATGGAGAAGACCTACTACGTGGTCGAGACCCCCGGCCACAACTGCCGGCTGGACGAGGTGCAGGCCGAGATCCTGCGCCGCAAGCTCGGCCGGCTCGACCAGTACGTCGCCGGACGGCAGGCCATCGCCGCGCGTTACGTCGAGGGGTTGGCCGACACGGACCTCGTGCTGCCCGTGACCGCGCCCGGCAACACCCACGTGTACTACGTCTACGTGGTGCGCCACCCGCGCCGTGACGACATCATGGAAGCCTTGAAGGCGTACGACATCCAGCTCAACATCAGCTACCCGTGGCCGGTGCACACGATGACCGGTTTCGCGCACCTCGGCTATGAGAAGGGCAGCCTGCCGGTCACTGAACGGCTGGCCGGCGAGATCTTCTCGCTGCCGATGTACCCGTCGCTGCCCGAGGAGACCCAGCAGCACGTCATCACCTCGCTGCGGGAAGTGCTCGCCGCGCTGTGA
- a CDS encoding macrolide family glycosyltransferase has protein sequence MSRHFLFMCHPDHGHIIPNLAMVTELAARGHRVTYLTAPSMADVVTEAGATAVAYDSRYRDADFALVANDPGYLMGVLLDESAAMLATATADLDGDRPGMIVYDTSILYAARVLARRWGVPAAQVIPVFASNEHFSFLNAMYNPESSGATPAVEKPKEMPEWVGATMARIAALCAEHEVSAPPHEVWFEVPPLSLVTVPREFQYAGETFDERFVFVGPCVGDRGFLGSWSPPASGLPVVLVSLGAVFNEHQDFFRTCVEAFRGRPWHAVMTMGDGVDPASLGELPPNVEVHRWVPHVTVLEHASLCVTHGGMGTVMEALRAGTPMVCVPGSALDRPTGWRLRELGLGTMLDPDALTADALVGAVTSVLGDPEVASRSDLMRKAVADSGGASRAADEIERHLARSR, from the coding sequence ATGTCGCGGCATTTCCTGTTCATGTGCCACCCCGACCACGGCCACATCATTCCCAACCTGGCGATGGTCACCGAGTTGGCCGCCCGCGGCCACCGGGTCACCTACCTGACCGCGCCGAGCATGGCCGATGTCGTGACCGAGGCCGGCGCCACCGCCGTGGCCTATGACTCCCGCTACCGCGACGCGGATTTCGCCCTGGTCGCCAACGACCCCGGTTACCTGATGGGCGTGCTGCTCGACGAGAGCGCCGCCATGCTGGCCACCGCGACCGCCGACCTCGACGGCGACCGGCCCGGCATGATCGTCTACGACACGTCGATCCTGTACGCGGCCCGTGTCCTCGCCCGCCGCTGGGGCGTCCCGGCCGCGCAGGTCATCCCGGTGTTCGCGTCGAACGAGCACTTCTCGTTCCTCAACGCCATGTACAACCCCGAGTCCTCCGGCGCGACGCCCGCCGTCGAGAAGCCCAAGGAGATGCCGGAGTGGGTCGGCGCGACGATGGCGCGGATCGCCGCGCTGTGCGCCGAGCACGAGGTCTCCGCCCCGCCGCACGAGGTGTGGTTCGAGGTGCCGCCGCTGAGCCTGGTCACCGTGCCGCGCGAGTTCCAGTACGCCGGTGAGACGTTCGACGAGCGGTTCGTGTTCGTCGGGCCTTGCGTCGGCGACCGCGGGTTCCTCGGGTCCTGGTCACCGCCCGCCAGTGGGCTGCCGGTGGTGCTGGTGTCGTTGGGCGCGGTGTTCAACGAGCACCAGGACTTCTTCCGCACGTGCGTCGAGGCGTTCCGCGGCCGGCCGTGGCACGCGGTGATGACGATGGGCGACGGCGTGGACCCGGCGTCGCTCGGCGAGCTGCCGCCGAACGTCGAGGTGCACCGCTGGGTGCCGCACGTGACGGTGCTGGAGCACGCCTCGCTGTGCGTGACGCACGGTGGCATGGGCACGGTGATGGAGGCGCTGCGCGCCGGTACGCCGATGGTGTGCGTGCCGGGGTCCGCGCTGGACCGGCCGACCGGGTGGCGGCTGCGTGAACTGGGGCTGGGCACCATGCTCGACCCGGACGCCCTCACCGCGGACGCGCTGGTCGGCGCCGTCACGTCGGTGCTCGGCGACCCCGAGGTCGCGTCCCGTTCGGACCTGATGCGCAAGGCGGTCGCCGACTCGGGTGGCGCTTCCCGTGCGGCGGACGAGATCGAGCGGCACCTGGCGCGGTCGCGTTGA
- a CDS encoding AfsR/SARP family transcriptional regulator, with amino-acid sequence MAEPMEFGILGPIRAVRGADELRVGGPRERAVLASLVFDANRVVSVDRLIEAVWHGDPPASARGQIAICVSRLRRALGDTGAGRIIATASPGYVVRVDDDGADWSRFNSLISRARACVARDDLSGAVASLREALGLWRGVPFEDLPGLRAEAVWLQSARLDAVETCAELELRLGLHYRVGKELAAIVAEHPLRERARAQLMLAQYRSGRRAEALRTYQDARRTLIEQVGLEPGPELRELHDKILRDAPVLLPQPRVEAVPVAVPSQLPRQALPFAGREAELAELDAALGGGPDVPGTVVLSGPGEVGKTALALRWAHQRIDRFPDGQLYADLVDDFGRPVSPMVLLDRFLRALGVPGGSIPDDPGEKVALYRSSVARRRILVVLDDAVDFAQVRPLLPGGPHSRVIVTSRGPMAELVARQGAYQALLTPLRPEESWQLLSMLLGPHWVAEERHEATRLVGLSDGYPLPLRRAAAEVRSEPHLPATRLRVPA; translated from the coding sequence ATGGCGGAACCGATGGAGTTCGGCATCCTGGGGCCGATCCGGGCGGTGCGCGGCGCCGACGAGCTGCGGGTCGGCGGGCCGCGTGAGCGCGCGGTGCTGGCCAGCCTGGTGTTCGACGCCAACCGGGTGGTCAGCGTGGACCGGCTGATCGAGGCGGTCTGGCACGGTGACCCGCCCGCCAGCGCACGCGGTCAGATCGCGATCTGCGTGTCGCGGCTGCGGCGGGCGCTCGGCGACACGGGCGCGGGGCGGATCATCGCCACCGCCAGCCCCGGGTACGTGGTGCGGGTGGACGATGACGGCGCGGACTGGTCGCGGTTCAACAGTCTGATCAGCCGGGCTCGGGCTTGCGTCGCCCGTGATGACCTGTCGGGTGCGGTGGCTTCCTTACGCGAGGCGTTGGGACTCTGGCGCGGGGTGCCGTTCGAGGACCTGCCGGGGCTGCGGGCCGAGGCGGTCTGGCTCCAGTCGGCGCGGCTCGACGCGGTGGAGACCTGCGCCGAGCTGGAGTTGCGGCTGGGGCTGCACTACCGGGTGGGCAAGGAGCTCGCGGCGATCGTGGCGGAGCACCCGTTGCGGGAGCGCGCTCGTGCCCAGCTGATGTTGGCCCAGTACCGGTCGGGTCGGCGGGCCGAGGCGTTGCGGACCTACCAGGACGCCCGGCGCACGTTGATCGAGCAGGTGGGCCTGGAGCCGGGGCCGGAACTGCGTGAGCTGCACGACAAGATCCTGCGCGACGCGCCGGTGCTGCTGCCGCAGCCTCGGGTGGAGGCCGTGCCGGTGGCCGTGCCTTCGCAGCTGCCGCGGCAGGCGCTGCCGTTCGCGGGCCGTGAAGCCGAGTTGGCGGAACTGGACGCCGCGCTGGGTGGTGGGCCCGACGTGCCCGGGACCGTGGTGCTGTCCGGTCCGGGTGAGGTGGGCAAGACGGCGCTGGCGTTGCGTTGGGCGCACCAGCGGATCGACCGGTTCCCCGACGGGCAGCTGTACGCCGACCTGGTGGACGACTTCGGGCGTCCGGTGTCGCCGATGGTGTTGCTGGACCGGTTCCTGCGGGCGCTCGGCGTGCCGGGGGGGTCCATTCCGGACGATCCGGGGGAGAAGGTCGCCCTGTACCGCAGCAGCGTGGCCCGCCGGCGGATCCTGGTGGTGTTGGACGACGCGGTGGACTTCGCCCAGGTGCGGCCGTTGCTGCCGGGCGGGCCGCACTCGCGGGTGATCGTCACCAGCCGTGGTCCGATGGCCGAGCTGGTCGCCCGCCAAGGGGCGTACCAGGCGCTCTTGACGCCGTTGCGGCCGGAGGAGTCCTGGCAGCTGCTGTCCATGCTGCTCGGCCCGCACTGGGTGGCCGAGGAACGCCACGAGGCCACCCGCCTCGTCGGCCTCTCCGACGGCTACCCGCTCCCGCTCCGAAGAGCCGCGGCCGAAGTCCGCTCCGAACCCCACCTCCCCGCCACCCGCCTCCGCGTCCCCGCGTGA
- a CDS encoding DHA2 family efflux MFS transporter permease subunit, with product MTAARLSESDVETSPPGLSRSDRAVIGVLLVATFVVILNETIMGVALPVLLVDLQVTAAVGQWLTAGFLLTMSVVIPITGYLIQRVPTRVLYGLAMSLFSAGTLLAALAPGFTVLLTARVIQATGTAIMLPLLMTTVMTLVPAARRGAVMGNISIVISVAPAIGPTVSGVVLNQFGWRAMFWVVLPISVAALVLGLRWVTRIGEASSAPIDVLSVVLSVFGFGGLVYGLSNIGHSGGGAGMWVALAVGVLGITAFVLRQVSLQRHERALLDLRTFAFRTFTLASALMMVLMALLLGAVTILPLYTQNVLKLDPLDTGLLLLPGGLLMGLLSPVVGRLYDRVGPRVLLIVGTVATSASLWFATTFDASTSTALVLVFHLVLSVGLAFSFTPLFSAGLGALPARLYAHGSAVFSTTQQLAAAAGVALLVSVMSARAAELAASGESAIGAEVGGLRTAFLMAAILSVVAVVGAFMVRGGKAETPA from the coding sequence GTGACTGCCGCACGTCTGTCCGAGTCCGACGTCGAGACGTCGCCACCCGGGCTCAGCCGCAGCGACCGCGCCGTGATCGGCGTGTTGCTCGTGGCTACTTTCGTGGTCATCCTCAACGAGACGATCATGGGCGTCGCGCTCCCCGTGCTGCTGGTCGACCTCCAGGTCACGGCGGCGGTGGGCCAGTGGCTCACCGCGGGCTTCCTGTTGACGATGTCGGTGGTCATCCCGATCACCGGCTACCTGATCCAGCGGGTGCCGACGCGGGTGCTGTACGGCCTGGCGATGAGCCTGTTCAGCGCGGGCACCCTGCTCGCGGCGCTGGCTCCCGGCTTCACGGTGCTGCTCACGGCACGCGTCATCCAGGCGACCGGCACCGCGATCATGCTCCCGTTGCTGATGACGACCGTGATGACGCTCGTGCCGGCGGCCCGCCGAGGCGCTGTGATGGGCAACATCTCCATCGTCATCTCCGTCGCGCCGGCCATCGGCCCGACGGTGTCCGGTGTGGTGCTGAACCAGTTCGGCTGGCGGGCCATGTTCTGGGTGGTGCTGCCGATCTCGGTGGCGGCGCTGGTGCTGGGCCTGCGCTGGGTGACGCGCATCGGCGAGGCGAGCAGCGCGCCGATCGACGTGCTGTCGGTGGTGCTGTCCGTGTTCGGTTTCGGCGGGCTGGTCTACGGCCTGTCGAACATCGGGCACAGCGGCGGCGGCGCCGGTATGTGGGTGGCGCTCGCGGTGGGCGTGCTGGGCATCACGGCGTTCGTGCTGCGGCAGGTGTCGCTCCAGCGCCACGAGCGCGCGTTGCTGGACCTGCGCACGTTCGCCTTCCGCACGTTCACGCTGGCCAGCGCCCTGATGATGGTCCTGATGGCACTGCTCCTCGGCGCCGTCACGATCCTGCCGCTCTACACCCAGAACGTGCTCAAGCTCGACCCGCTCGACACGGGGCTCCTGCTGCTGCCCGGCGGTCTGCTGATGGGCCTGCTGTCGCCGGTCGTCGGCCGGCTCTACGACCGGGTGGGGCCGCGCGTCCTGCTCATCGTCGGCACGGTCGCCACCAGCGCGTCCTTGTGGTTCGCGACGACGTTCGACGCCTCGACGTCCACCGCGCTGGTGCTGGTGTTCCACCTGGTGCTGAGCGTGGGTCTGGCGTTCTCGTTCACGCCGCTGTTCTCCGCCGGTCTGGGCGCGTTGCCGGCTCGGCTGTACGCGCACGGCAGTGCCGTCTTCAGCACGACACAGCAGTTGGCCGCCGCGGCCGGGGTGGCGTTGCTGGTGAGCGTGATGAGCGCGCGTGCGGCGGAGTTGGCCGCGTCCGGTGAGTCGGCGATCGGCGCCGAGGTGGGCGGGTTGCGCACGGCGTTCCTGATGGCGGCGATCCTGTCGGTGGTGGCGGTGGTCGGTGCGTTCATGGTCCGCGGCGGGAAGGCCGAGACGCCTGCCTGA
- a CDS encoding DUF2264 domain-containing protein, translated as MTRSEALLAESITGWGRDRWAELADRMLLAVRAHASPGHARITPPGSPGGYGTAVDGLEGFARTFLVAGFRLAGEDGRDPLGLAEWYAKGLDAGTDPASPERWPRPEEHAQAKVEAASIALILDMTRPWLWDRLTDSVRDRVVDYLSAVVGDDTYPRCNWVWFRIVVETFLRSVGGPWRAEDIASDLAAHDSFYRGDGWFADGEERSFDHYGGWALHLYPVLWARMRGASDLAGDRTPLDVARLDRFLVDYVRLIGGDGAPLVQGRSLIYRFAAAAPLWAGAVAGVTSTSPGLLRRAASGMVAHFADRGAPDERGLLTIGWYDEWLALAQAYSGPASPYWAAKGMLGLALPADHPVWTAAEEPLPVERADGTWIASPPGWLISSTRADGLVRVVNHGTDHAVVGAQVGDSPLYTRLAYSTATAPLLSERAWTSPLDQSVVLLDAAGVATHRAGMRTLSVSQVGDAVVGASVACAHWLEAAPGQRDHGSGRQGVARDVAMVTTVSILRGPWEVRCVRLDPLPDAPDALREATALRIGGWPVAGDPTVTTEPGRAEARSGVLRSVLVPGPGLHRIGVHTEPDASPLGPNTATPWAAGEVTPGKWTAVAIGLDAGGQPGTSPAIHLVQEAVTVTWPDSTSTTTNLPTG; from the coding sequence GTGACCCGATCTGAGGCGTTGTTGGCGGAGTCGATCACCGGCTGGGGTCGGGACAGGTGGGCTGAGCTGGCCGACCGGATGCTGCTCGCCGTCCGGGCCCACGCCTCACCGGGCCACGCCCGGATCACGCCGCCCGGGTCGCCCGGCGGGTACGGCACGGCGGTCGACGGGCTGGAGGGGTTCGCCCGCACGTTCCTGGTCGCGGGTTTCCGGCTCGCGGGCGAGGACGGCCGTGACCCGCTGGGCCTGGCCGAGTGGTACGCGAAGGGCCTGGACGCGGGCACGGACCCGGCGTCCCCCGAACGCTGGCCGCGTCCCGAGGAGCACGCGCAGGCCAAGGTCGAGGCGGCGTCGATCGCGTTGATCCTGGACATGACGCGGCCCTGGCTGTGGGACCGGCTGACGGACTCCGTGCGCGACCGGGTGGTCGACTACCTGTCCGCCGTGGTCGGCGACGACACCTACCCGCGGTGCAACTGGGTGTGGTTCCGGATCGTGGTGGAGACGTTCCTGCGGTCGGTCGGTGGACCGTGGCGGGCGGAGGACATCGCGTCCGACCTGGCGGCGCACGACTCCTTCTACCGGGGCGACGGGTGGTTCGCCGACGGCGAGGAGCGGTCGTTCGACCACTACGGAGGTTGGGCGCTGCACCTGTACCCGGTGTTGTGGGCGCGGATGCGGGGCGCTTCGGACCTGGCCGGGGACCGGACTCCGCTCGACGTGGCGCGGCTCGACCGCTTCCTGGTGGACTACGTGCGGCTGATCGGCGGGGACGGCGCACCGTTGGTGCAGGGCCGGAGCCTGATCTACCGGTTCGCGGCGGCGGCGCCGTTGTGGGCGGGTGCGGTGGCGGGCGTCACGTCGACCTCGCCGGGTCTGCTGCGCCGTGCGGCGTCCGGGATGGTGGCGCACTTCGCCGACCGGGGCGCGCCCGACGAACGCGGCTTGCTGACCATCGGCTGGTACGACGAGTGGCTCGCGTTGGCGCAGGCCTACTCGGGGCCGGCCTCGCCGTACTGGGCCGCGAAGGGGATGCTCGGACTCGCGCTCCCCGCCGACCATCCCGTGTGGACGGCGGCCGAGGAGCCCTTGCCGGTGGAGCGCGCGGACGGGACGTGGATCGCGTCCCCACCCGGCTGGCTGATCTCGTCCACCCGTGCCGACGGTCTGGTGCGGGTCGTGAACCACGGCACCGACCACGCTGTCGTCGGCGCGCAGGTCGGCGACTCGCCGCTGTACACACGGCTGGCCTACTCGACCGCCACCGCGCCGCTGTTGTCGGAACGGGCGTGGACGTCGCCGTTGGACCAGTCGGTGGTCCTGCTGGACGCGGCGGGCGTCGCCACACACCGTGCGGGCATGCGGACGCTGTCCGTGTCGCAGGTGGGGGACGCCGTAGTCGGCGCCTCCGTCGCTTGTGCCCACTGGCTCGAGGCGGCACCGGGACAACGCGACCACGGCTCCGGACGTCAGGGCGTGGCGCGGGACGTTGCCATGGTCACCACCGTCTCGATCCTGCGCGGGCCGTGGGAAGTGCGGTGTGTCCGGCTGGACCCCCTACCCGACGCCCCGGACGCGTTGCGTGAAGCGACCGCGCTCCGGATCGGCGGCTGGCCCGTGGCCGGCGATCCCACCGTGACGACTGAGCCGGGCCGGGCCGAGGCACGGTCGGGAGTGCTGCGCTCGGTGCTGGTCCCCGGCCCCGGCCTGCACCGGATCGGCGTCCACACCGAGCCCGACGCGAGCCCTCTGGGCCCGAACACCGCCACCCCGTGGGCGGCAGGCGAGGTGACGCCCGGCAAGTGGACCGCCGTGGCGATCGGCCTCGACGCAGGCGGCCAGCCCGGCACGTCCCCGGCCATCCACCTGGTCCAGGAAGCCGTCACGGTCACCTGGCCGGACAGCACCTCCACCACGACCAACCTGCCGACCGGATAA
- a CDS encoding VOC family protein, whose product MARVHDIVFDSRHPASLARFWAAVLDGYRVAPYDDEELRRLKEKGIEDPEDDPTVLVEAGPGRPRYFFVLVPEDKIAKNRVHLDLTADDPAAEVARLVQLGAVAVREYDGWVQMADPEGNEFCVLR is encoded by the coding sequence GTGGCGCGTGTTCACGACATCGTCTTCGACAGCAGGCACCCGGCGTCACTGGCCCGCTTCTGGGCCGCGGTCCTGGACGGCTACCGCGTGGCGCCGTACGACGACGAGGAGTTGCGCCGCCTGAAGGAGAAGGGGATCGAGGACCCCGAGGACGACCCCACGGTGCTGGTGGAGGCCGGCCCCGGCCGCCCGCGTTATTTCTTCGTGCTGGTGCCCGAGGACAAGATCGCCAAGAACCGCGTCCACCTGGACTTGACCGCCGACGACCCGGCCGCCGAAGTCGCCCGCTTGGTGCAGCTCGGCGCGGTCGCCGTGCGGGAGTACGACGGCTGGGTGCAGATGGCCGATCCCGAGGGCAACGAGTTCTGCGTCCTGCGCTGA
- a CDS encoding NfeD family protein, with amino-acid sequence MDSWLVWLLLGLFLGAAELFVLTAALGVLGGAALITSGVAAVGLPAPVQFVVFTLASVLGLVLLRPLARDHLRKPQTVRFGVDALVGESGYVVSEVSRHGGRVRIAGEEWTARPFDDSLVIPEGATVDVMRISGSTAFVYPGE; translated from the coding sequence GTGGACAGCTGGCTGGTGTGGCTGCTGCTGGGATTGTTCCTCGGCGCGGCCGAGTTGTTCGTGTTGACGGCGGCGCTGGGCGTGCTCGGCGGGGCCGCGCTGATCACGTCAGGTGTCGCCGCGGTCGGGCTCCCCGCGCCGGTCCAGTTCGTGGTGTTCACGTTGGCTTCGGTCCTCGGCCTCGTGCTGCTCCGCCCGCTCGCCCGTGACCACCTGCGCAAGCCGCAGACCGTGCGGTTCGGCGTGGACGCCCTGGTGGGCGAGTCCGGCTACGTGGTGAGCGAGGTGTCGCGGCACGGTGGCCGGGTGCGCATCGCCGGGGAGGAGTGGACGGCACGGCCGTTCGACGACAGCCTCGTGATCCCCGAGGGCGCCACCGTCGATGTCATGCGGATCAGCGGCAGCACCGCGTTCGTCTACCCCGGGGAGTGA
- a CDS encoding SPFH domain-containing protein, whose translation MESLIAGLVFALFVIAIVLMAVRIVPQARARNVERLGRFQRTLQPGLNVVIPFIDRVHPAIDLREQVVSFQPQPVITEDNLVVEIDTVLYFQVTDPRAAFYEIASYLQAVEQLTVTTLRNVVGSMDLERTLTSRDTINSQLRGVLDDATGRWGLRVNRVEIKAIDPPRSIKDAMEKQMRAERDKRAAILNAEGQRQSQILTAEGDKQAAVLRAEGQRAAEILKAEGQSRAIDQVFQAVHRNDPDPKLLAYQYLQMLPQLAQGPGNTFWVIPSEVTSALEGVSRAFTEALPKIAPTASSAATDEAAAKAAEDAARAAAAAAEAVADAEIEGSVLDGRPRTTIV comes from the coding sequence GTGGAATCCTTGATCGCCGGTCTGGTCTTCGCCCTGTTCGTGATCGCCATCGTGCTGATGGCGGTGCGGATCGTCCCGCAGGCGCGAGCCCGCAACGTCGAACGGCTCGGCCGGTTCCAGCGCACGCTCCAACCGGGCCTGAACGTCGTCATCCCGTTCATCGACCGCGTCCACCCGGCCATCGACCTGCGTGAACAGGTCGTCTCCTTCCAGCCGCAACCGGTCATCACCGAGGACAACCTCGTGGTGGAGATCGACACCGTGCTGTACTTCCAGGTCACCGACCCCCGCGCGGCGTTCTACGAGATCGCCAGCTACCTCCAGGCGGTCGAGCAGTTGACCGTCACCACCCTGCGCAACGTGGTCGGCTCGATGGACCTGGAACGCACCCTCACCTCCCGCGACACGATCAACAGCCAGCTGCGCGGCGTGCTCGACGACGCCACCGGTCGCTGGGGCCTGCGCGTCAACCGGGTCGAGATCAAGGCCATCGACCCGCCTCGGTCCATCAAGGACGCGATGGAGAAGCAGATGCGCGCCGAACGGGACAAGCGCGCCGCGATCCTCAACGCCGAGGGCCAGCGGCAGTCGCAGATCCTCACCGCCGAGGGCGACAAGCAGGCGGCCGTGCTGCGCGCGGAGGGGCAGCGGGCGGCGGAGATCCTGAAGGCGGAAGGCCAGTCGCGGGCGATCGACCAGGTGTTCCAGGCGGTCCACCGCAACGACCCCGACCCGAAGCTGCTGGCCTACCAGTACCTCCAGATGCTGCCGCAGTTGGCGCAGGGGCCCGGCAACACGTTCTGGGTGATCCCGAGCGAGGTCACGTCCGCGCTGGAAGGCGTGTCCCGTGCCTTCACCGAGGCGTTGCCGAAGATCGCGCCGACCGCGTCGAGCGCCGCCACCGACGAGGCGGCGGCCAAGGCGGCCGAGGACGCGGCCCGTGCCGCCGCGGCCGCTGCCGAGGCGGTCGCCGACGCCGAGATCGAGGGCAGCGTGCTCGACGGCCGCCCCAGGACCACGATCGTCTGA